The following proteins come from a genomic window of Pieris napi chromosome 15, ilPieNapi1.2, whole genome shotgun sequence:
- the LOC125056961 gene encoding ecdysone oxidase-like: MNLNVAANKFLGFLQSNWAWNPWLRWILRVFALSQAIAPAGWPISYDLKGGDTFDFIIVGAGSGGAIAAARLSEIYNWRVLLIEAGGDPPPASVAPSLFSLLARTEYDWDYKAYLDPGIGQTHPDGYIPMTRGKMLGGCSSNNYEVYSRGVEEDFDDWAQSAPGWHSESVLYYYKKLEGMTDNTVFENPRNARLHSRDGPVAVSRPNSNAYFQEIDEIVLNSYEEIGVKKVLENNGPDKFGISRPHFTFANGRRSSTAEAYLKPAKDRANLYITKFARVIKVHINQTTMRAYGVRVILNSGQVIDVNASKEVILSLGTIDTPKLLMLSGVGPKEVLKKLNIKVLADLPVGKNLQDHPIMPLIITGRKGLSTAIQNLLISAELDAYPAPIQSGFFQLNHTFTSYDYKNRYRTLKPQFQIFNLHIGATAAPGVLYGCQSIANYNRDYCFSISKANTIRELDFTSLVLLHSVSRGQVTIKSTNALDPPVIELGYFRNPNDIYVAAEGIKFLTKIARTSFYRSVGGEIVKLNVKGCENLEWGTDAYWQCYVVNTVSSILHPVGTCRMAPDGVVNERLKVHNIEGLRVVDASIMPEITSGNTNAPTMMIGKKGADMIKEDHGMLIT; encoded by the exons atgaatttaaatgtaGCGGCTAATAAATTCCTCGGATTTCTGCAATCGAATTGGGCCTGGAATCCGTGGTTGCGATGGATATTGCGTGTGTTTGCATTGTCCCAGGCAATCGCGCCCGCCGGATGGCCTATTTCCTACGATTTGAAAG GTGGCGATACCTTCGATTTCATAATAGTAGGTGCGGGTTCTGGTGGTGCAATAGCCGCTGCAAGGCTCAGTGAAATCTATAATTGGCGAGTGCTGCTGATTGAAGCTGGGGGAGATCCACCACCTGCGAGTGTG GCACCCAGTTTGTTCAGTTTATTGGCACGTACGGAGTATGATTGGGACTATAAAGCTTACTTAGATCCCGGAATAGGACAAACACATCCCGATGGGTACATTCCTATGACACGAGGAAAAATGTTGGGCGGTTGCTCATCTAACAATTACGAAGTATATTCCCGGGGTGTGGAAGAAGACTTTGATGATTGGGCTCAGTCAGCCCCCGGATGGCACTCGGAATCTGTTCTATATTACTACAAAAAACTAGAAGGAATGACAGACAACACAGTATTTGAGAATCCTAGAAATGCACGATTACATTCAAGAGATGGTCCTGTTGCCGTATCAAGGCCTAATAGTAATGCATACTTTCAAGAAATAGACGAAATAGTATTGAATTCCTATGAAGAAATAGGAGTTAAAAAGGTACTAGAAAACAATGGACCTGATAAATTCGGAATATCTCGACCACATTTTACATTTGCAAATGGAAGGCGATCGAGTACTGCAGAGGCATATTTGAAACCAGCAAAAGATAGAGCAAACTTATACATAACTAAGTTTGCTAGAGTTATTAAGGTACATATTAATCAAACCACAATGCGGGCTTACGGTGTCCGAGTTATCTTAAATTCTGGACAAGTTATTGATGTTAATGCAAGCAAAGAGGTTATTCTATCACTTGGAACAATTGACACACCAAAGCTTTTAATGTTATCTGGTGTTGGGCCTAAAGAGGTACtgaaaaagttaaatataaaagtgcTGGCTGATCTTCCAGTTGGCAAGAACTTACAGGATCATCCAATTATGCCTTTGATTATAACTGGTCGAAAGGGATTGAGTACAGCGATTCAAAACTTGCTTATATCAGCGGAATTGGATGCCTACCCTGCTCCAATACAATCAGGCTTTTTCCAGCTAAACCATACGTTCACTTCGTATGACtataaaaatagatacagaaccTTAAAGCCACAAttccaaatatttaatttacatatcgGAGCAACTGCAGCTCCTGGTGTCTTATATGGATGTCAATCAATAGCAAATTACAATAGAGactattgtttttctattaGTAAAGCTAATACAATCAGAGAACTAGACTTTACATCACTTGTGTTGCTGCATTCAGTATCTAGAGGCCAagtaacaataaaaagtaCCAATGCATTAGATCCACCAGTTATTGAACTTGGATACTTTAGGAATCCCAATGACATATACGTGGCAGCAGAAGGTATAAAGTTCTTAACCAAAATAGCCAGAACATCGTTTTATAGAAGTGTAGGAGGGGAAATtgtcaaattaaatgttaaaggGTGCGAAAATTTAGAATGGGGCACCGATGCGTATTGGCAATGTTACGTGGTTAATACAGTTAGTTCCATACTGCATCCTGTAGGAACTTGTCGCATGGCTCCCGATGGAGTCGTCAACGAAAGATTGAAAGTGCATAATATAGAGGGATTGAGAGTTGTGGATGCATCTATTATGCCTGAAATAACAAGCGGTAATACTAATGCACCTACAATGATGATTGGGAAAAAGGGA